One window of the Dreissena polymorpha isolate Duluth1 chromosome 5, UMN_Dpol_1.0, whole genome shotgun sequence genome contains the following:
- the LOC127882208 gene encoding uncharacterized protein LOC127882208, translated as MLLILMLLQLLSVSYSEIFTPIFGASCDTLGHVSMVGEDIRRCVKECARKPWCQYLGYRRHFPLCNLYIEPYDEALKFSRTDCVIVLKSAMQSEMITECNNVCPVSVTSLLTCNVTSLGISCIKEECPPPEHVPYAKEVLGNMNTNGSKKLVSCLPGYKIEGEKIIICNDGHWTPLPACIIEEQWVSNVRNFSSQAVSAKDPESIAWNAVQVMGPPDVYPKHEQNPLAWSVSPANVKSTEEFLELEFAIPVKVGHVDIYETYKAGSVTSIQGLRLSDDVWVTLWSTDTPEEINTSRIFSPPLKVTSFFTNIIRINMDATLSSDYIEVDAVKLITA; from the exons ATGCTACTCATTTTGATGTTGCTTCAACTTCTGTCTGTCTCATATTCGGAAATATTTACGCCAATTTTCGGAGCGAGTTGTGATACGCTCGGACACGTTTCAATGGTTGGAGAGGACATCCGAAGATGCGTCAAGGAGTGTGCTCGAAAACCCTGGTGTCAGTATCTTGGATACAGGCGTCACTTCCCGCTATGTAACTTGTACATAGAACCGTATGATGAAGCTTTGAAGTTTTCACGGACAGATTGTGTTATAGTCTTGAAAAGCGCCATGCAATCGGAG atGATAACGGAGTGTAACAATGTATGTCCGGTTAGTGTGACGTCATTGCTGACATGCAACGTCACCAGCCTTGGAATTTCGTGCATAAAAGAAG AATGTCCACCACCTGAACATGTTCCTTATGCGAAGGAAGTCCTTGGGAATATGAACACAAACGGAAGCAAAAAACTGGTTTCATGTCTGCCCGGATATAAAATAGAGGGAGAGAAAATCATCATATGCAACGATGGACATTGGACACCCTTGCCTGCATGCATCATCG AAGAACAATGGGTAAGCAATGTCCGAAATTTCTCATCCCAAGCTGTATCCGCAAAAGATCCGGAGTCTATTGCGTGGAACGCAGTCCAGGTGATGGGTCCGCCTGACGTTTATCCAAAACACGAACAAAATCCTCTGGCATGGAGCGTTTCGCCGGCCAACGTGAAATCTACAGAGGAATTTCTTGAG CTTGAATTCGCCATCCCTGTCAAGGTAGGTCATGTGGACATTTACGAGACCTACAAAGCTGGATCGGTGACGTCTATCCAAGGTCTGCGTCTTTCAGATGACGTCTGGGTAACTTTGTGGTCAACTGATACACCCGAGGAAATAAATACATCCAGGATATTTAGCCCGCCGCTGAAA GTGACTTCCTTCTTCACCAACATCATTCGCATTAACATGGATGCTACTCTCTCGAGCGATTATATAGAGGTGGATGCTGTCAAACTTATCACGGcctag
- the LOC127831608 gene encoding uncharacterized protein LOC127831608: protein MYAYLMKFIIIGLMILLGVAVTQVLTENCDANVVVEILKSCHTVGISEDTTAAMINTLCQNAECTIRCVTDAVGTCYKNDAFFNYDPAFVKVLYRLICNNSQAMTDVLKQCATQMFANGTCFSSFKGPFVTANQDLLNGNYNSYKTAACKYNFIIFPDIS, encoded by the exons ATGTATGCATACTTAATGAAATTTATCATTATAGGTTTGATGATTCTTCTTGGTGTCGCTGTCACACAAGTACTAACAGAG AATTGTGATGCTAACGTTGTCGTTGAGATATTAAAGTCGTGCCACACAGTCGGGATATCTGAGGACACGACAGCCGCCATGATCAACACGCTGTGTCAAAA TGCTGAATGTACCATCCGGTGCGTTACGGACGCCGTGGGAACATGCTACAAAAACGATGCCTTTTTTAACTATGATCCCGCGTTTGTCAAAGTGTTATATCGACTGATCTGTAACAACTCACAAG CTATGACGgatgttttaaaacaatgtgCGACGCAAATGTTCGCCAATGGCACCTGCTTCTCGTCATTTAAGGGACCATTTGTGACAGCAAATCAAGACCTCTTGAATGGGAACTATAACAGCTACAAGACGGCAGCTTGCAAGTATAACTTCATTATATTTCCTGACATTTCATGA